The following proteins are co-located in the Pseudomonas synxantha genome:
- the leuB gene encoding 3-isopropylmalate dehydrogenase, whose translation MSKQILILPGDGIGPEIMAEAVKVLELANSKYRLGFELSHDVIGGAAIDKHGVPLADETLDRARAADAVLLGAVGGPKWDKIDRDIRPERGLLKIRAQLGLFGNLRPAILYPQLADASSLKPEVVAGLDILIVRELTGGIYFGSPRGVRELENGERQAYDTLPYSESEIRRIARVGFDMARVRGKKVCSVDKANVLASSQLWREIVEEVAKDYPDVELSHMYVDNAAMQLVRAPKQFDVIVTDNLFGDILSDQASMLTGSIGMLPSASLDTNNKGMYEPCHGSAPDIAGQGIANPLATILSVSMMLRYSFNLSEAADAIEKAVSLVLDRGLRTGDIWSQGCTKVGTQEMGDAVVAALRNL comes from the coding sequence ATGAGCAAGCAGATTTTGATTCTCCCTGGCGACGGTATTGGCCCGGAAATCATGGCCGAAGCGGTCAAGGTCCTGGAATTGGCCAACAGCAAGTACCGCCTGGGCTTCGAGCTGAGCCACGACGTGATCGGCGGCGCTGCCATCGACAAGCATGGCGTGCCCCTGGCTGACGAAACCCTGGACCGCGCCCGTGCGGCCGACGCCGTGCTGCTCGGCGCCGTGGGCGGGCCGAAATGGGACAAGATCGACCGTGACATCCGCCCCGAGCGCGGCTTGCTGAAAATCCGTGCGCAACTGGGCCTGTTCGGCAACCTGCGCCCGGCGATCCTCTATCCGCAGCTGGCCGACGCCTCGAGCCTCAAGCCGGAAGTGGTGGCAGGCCTGGATATCCTCATCGTGCGTGAGCTGACCGGCGGTATCTATTTCGGCTCGCCACGAGGTGTGCGTGAGTTGGAAAATGGCGAACGCCAGGCCTACGACACCCTGCCATACAGCGAGAGCGAAATTCGCCGTATTGCCCGGGTCGGTTTCGACATGGCTCGCGTGCGTGGCAAGAAGGTCTGTTCGGTGGATAAGGCCAACGTACTGGCCTCCAGCCAACTGTGGCGCGAAATCGTCGAGGAGGTCGCCAAGGACTACCCGGACGTCGAACTGAGCCACATGTACGTCGACAACGCCGCCATGCAACTGGTGCGCGCGCCCAAGCAATTCGACGTGATCGTCACCGACAACCTGTTCGGCGACATCCTGTCCGACCAGGCCTCGATGCTCACCGGTTCCATCGGCATGCTGCCGTCGGCGTCCCTGGACACCAACAACAAGGGCATGTACGAGCCGTGCCACGGTTCGGCGCCGGATATCGCAGGCCAGGGCATTGCCAACCCGTTGGCGACCATTTTGTCGGTATCGATGATGCTGCGTTACAGCTTCAACCTGAGTGAAGCAGCGGACGCGATCGAGAAAGCCGTCAGCCTGGTGCTGGACCGGGGCCTGCGTACCGGTGACATCTGGTCACAGGGTTGCACCAAGGTGGGTACGCAAGAAATGGGCGACGCAGTAGTCGCCGCGCTGCGGAATCTGTAA
- a CDS encoding aspartate-semialdehyde dehydrogenase translates to MTQTFEIAVIGATGTVGETLVQILEELNFPVGTLYLLAGSNSAGASVPFRGKNVRVKEVDEFDFSKAQLAFFAAGPAVTLSFAPRATAAGCSVIDLSGALPAEQAPQVVPQANAHVLEGLKKPFQLGSPSPCATYLAAVLAPLRGLVDIQRVSVTANLAVSAQGREAVSELARQTAELLNVRPLEPKFFDRQMAFNLLAQVGTPDAQGHTELEKRLVHELRAVLETPLLKISATCVQAPVFFGDSLTVSLQLAAPVDLVAVNRALEAAPAIELVEEGDYPTAVGDAVGQDVVYVGRVRAGVDDPAELNLWLTSDNVRKGSALNAVELAQLLIKGLV, encoded by the coding sequence ATGACCCAGACCTTTGAAATCGCCGTGATCGGCGCCACCGGCACCGTGGGTGAAACCCTGGTGCAGATCCTTGAAGAGCTGAATTTCCCGGTGGGCACCTTGTATTTGCTGGCGGGCAGTAACTCGGCGGGGGCTTCGGTGCCGTTTCGTGGCAAGAACGTGCGGGTCAAGGAGGTCGACGAGTTCGATTTCAGCAAGGCGCAGTTGGCCTTCTTTGCGGCAGGCCCGGCGGTGACCCTGAGCTTCGCCCCGCGCGCCACGGCCGCCGGTTGTTCGGTGATCGACTTGTCCGGCGCACTGCCGGCCGAGCAGGCGCCGCAAGTCGTACCGCAGGCTAACGCCCATGTGCTGGAGGGTTTGAAAAAGCCGTTCCAGCTCGGCAGCCCAAGCCCTTGCGCCACTTACCTTGCGGCGGTGCTGGCGCCGCTGCGTGGCTTGGTGGACATCCAGCGCGTCAGTGTCACCGCCAACCTGGCGGTCTCCGCCCAGGGCCGCGAAGCCGTCAGCGAGTTGGCTCGCCAGACTGCCGAGCTGTTGAACGTGCGTCCGCTGGAGCCGAAGTTCTTCGACCGGCAAATGGCTTTCAATCTGTTGGCACAAGTCGGTACCCCAGATGCCCAGGGTCATACAGAGCTGGAAAAACGCCTCGTACATGAGTTGCGTGCCGTGCTGGAAACACCTTTGCTAAAGATTTCCGCAACCTGCGTTCAAGCCCCGGTGTTTTTTGGCGATAGCCTGACTGTGTCGTTGCAATTGGCCGCGCCGGTCGATCTGGTCGCGGTGAACCGCGCCCTCGAGGCGGCGCCGGCTATCGAGCTGGTCGAGGAGGGCGATTATCCAACGGCTGTAGGCGACGCCGTCGGCCAGGACGTTGTATACGTAGGACGAGTTCGCGCAGGTGTCGACGACCCCGCGGAACTAAATCTGTGGCTGACGTCAGATAACGTACGCAAGGGCTCGGCCCTGAACGCCGTGGAATTGGCGCAGTTGTTGATAAAAGGCCTTGTGTAA
- a CDS encoding LysR family transcriptional regulator: MDLANLNAFIAIAETGSFSGAGERLHLTQPAISKRIAGLEQQLKVRLFDRLGREVGLTEAGRALLPRAYQILNVLDDTRRALTNLTGEVSGRLTLATSHHIGLHRLPPILRTFTRQYPNVALDIQFLDSEVAYEEILHGRAEVAVITLAPEPHNLVRATPVWDDPLDFVVAPEHSLISNGSISLADIAAHPAVFPGGNTFTHHIVSRLFEAQGLAPNIAMSTNYLETIKMMVSIGLAWSVLPRTMLDEQVASIALPGIQLSRQLGYIVHTERTLSNAARAFMSLLDAQVDLPGLPA, encoded by the coding sequence ATGGACCTGGCCAACCTCAATGCCTTTATTGCCATCGCTGAAACCGGCAGTTTCTCTGGTGCCGGCGAACGCCTGCACCTGACCCAACCGGCCATCAGCAAACGCATCGCTGGCCTGGAACAACAACTGAAGGTGCGTCTGTTCGATCGCCTGGGCCGTGAAGTGGGTTTGACCGAAGCCGGGCGAGCCTTGCTGCCTCGCGCCTATCAGATCCTCAATGTGCTGGACGACACCCGTCGCGCCCTGACCAACCTCACCGGCGAAGTCAGCGGGCGACTCACTCTGGCCACCAGCCACCATATAGGCCTGCACCGCCTGCCACCGATCCTGCGCACGTTCACCCGGCAATACCCGAACGTGGCGTTGGATATTCAGTTTCTCGATTCGGAAGTGGCCTACGAAGAAATCCTCCACGGTCGTGCCGAAGTGGCAGTGATTACCCTGGCGCCCGAGCCCCACAACCTGGTGCGCGCCACGCCGGTCTGGGATGACCCGCTGGATTTCGTGGTGGCGCCCGAACACAGCCTGATCAGCAACGGCTCCATCAGCCTGGCCGATATCGCCGCGCACCCGGCGGTGTTCCCCGGGGGCAACACCTTCACCCACCACATTGTCAGCCGGTTGTTCGAGGCCCAGGGCCTTGCGCCGAATATCGCCATGAGCACCAATTATCTGGAAACCATCAAGATGATGGTCTCCATCGGCCTGGCCTGGAGCGTGTTGCCGCGCACCATGCTCGATGAGCAGGTGGCAAGTATCGCTTTGCCGGGCATACAGCTCAGTCGCCAGCTAGGCTATATCGTGCACACCGAAAGGACGCTGTCGAACGCTGCGCGGGCCTTCATGAGCCTATTGGATGCACAGGTCGATCTGCCAGGGTTACCGGCATGA
- the leuC gene encoding 3-isopropylmalate dehydratase large subunit — translation MAGKTLYDKLWDSHEVKRRDDGSSLIYIDRHIIHEVTSPQAFEGLRLAGRKPWRVDSIIATPDHNVPTTPERKGGIEAIADQVSRLQVQTLDDYCDEYGITEFKMNDVRQGIVHVIGPEQGATLPGMTVVCGDSHTSTHGAFGALAHGIGTSEVEHVFATQCLVAKKMKNMLVRVEGTLPFGVTAKDIVLAVIGKIGTAGGNGHAIEFAGSAIRDLSIEGRMTICNMSIEAGARVGMVAADEKTVEYVKGRPFAPQGADWDAAVEAWKDLVSDADAVFDTVVELDAAQIKPQVSWGTSPEMVLAVDQNVPDPAKEADLVKRGSIERALKYMGLKANQAITDIQLDRVFIGSCTNSRIEDLRAAAVIAKGRKVASTIKQAIVVPGSGLVKAQAEAEGLDKIFLEAGFEWREPGCSMCLAMNPDRLESGEHCASTSNRNFEGRQGAGGRTHLVSPAMAAAAAVNGRFIDVRELI, via the coding sequence ATGGCCGGCAAAACGCTTTACGACAAGCTTTGGGATTCCCATGAAGTGAAACGTCGCGATGATGGATCGTCGCTGATCTATATCGACCGTCACATCATCCATGAAGTGACCTCGCCCCAAGCGTTCGAAGGCCTGCGACTGGCCGGGCGCAAGCCCTGGCGCGTCGACTCGATCATCGCCACTCCGGACCACAACGTGCCGACCACGCCTGAGCGCAAGGGCGGTATCGAAGCCATTGCCGATCAGGTCTCGCGTTTGCAGGTACAGACCCTCGACGACTACTGTGACGAATATGGCATCACCGAATTCAAGATGAATGATGTGCGTCAGGGTATCGTCCACGTCATCGGCCCGGAGCAGGGTGCGACCTTGCCGGGCATGACCGTGGTCTGCGGCGACTCTCATACCTCCACCCACGGTGCATTCGGCGCCCTGGCCCATGGCATCGGCACTTCCGAGGTGGAACATGTGTTCGCCACCCAGTGCCTGGTGGCCAAGAAGATGAAGAACATGCTGGTGCGCGTCGAAGGCACCTTGCCGTTTGGCGTGACCGCCAAGGACATCGTGCTCGCCGTGATCGGCAAGATCGGCACCGCTGGCGGCAACGGCCACGCCATCGAGTTTGCCGGCAGCGCGATTCGCGACCTGTCCATCGAAGGCCGCATGACCATCTGCAACATGTCCATCGAGGCCGGTGCGCGCGTGGGCATGGTGGCGGCGGACGAGAAAACCGTCGAGTACGTCAAAGGCCGCCCATTTGCCCCGCAAGGTGCCGATTGGGATGCCGCCGTGGAAGCCTGGAAGGACCTGGTGTCCGACGCCGATGCGGTGTTCGACACCGTGGTCGAGCTGGACGCCGCGCAGATCAAGCCACAGGTCAGTTGGGGCACTTCGCCGGAAATGGTCTTGGCGGTTGACCAGAACGTGCCGGACCCGGCGAAAGAGGCTGACCTGGTCAAGCGTGGTTCCATCGAGCGCGCCTTGAAGTACATGGGCTTGAAAGCCAACCAGGCGATTACCGACATCCAGCTGGATCGCGTATTCATCGGCTCCTGCACCAACTCGCGGATCGAAGACCTGCGCGCCGCGGCAGTGATCGCCAAGGGGCGCAAGGTCGCCTCGACCATCAAGCAAGCCATCGTGGTTCCAGGTTCCGGTCTGGTCAAAGCCCAGGCTGAAGCCGAAGGCCTGGACAAGATCTTCCTCGAGGCCGGTTTTGAGTGGCGCGAGCCGGGCTGCTCGATGTGCCTGGCGATGAACCCCGACCGCCTGGAGTCGGGCGAGCATTGCGCTTCCACTTCCAACCGTAACTTCGAAGGGCGTCAGGGCGCCGGCGGGCGCACCCACTTGGTCAGCCCGGCCATGGCTGCCGCGGCGGCCGTCAACGGTCGTTTCATCGACGTTCGCGAATTGATCTGA
- the leuD gene encoding 3-isopropylmalate dehydratase small subunit, producing MRAFTQHTGLVAPLDRANVDTDQIIPKQFLKSIKRTGFGPNLFDEWRYLDVGYAYQDNSKRPLNKDFVLNAERYQGASVLLARENFGCGSSREHAPWALEEYGFRSIIAPSYADIFFNNSFKNGLLPIILSDAEVDELFQQVEANVGYQLTVDLAAQTVTRPDGKVYHFEVDAFRKHCLINGLDDIGLTLQDGDAIAAFEARHRASQPWLFRDA from the coding sequence ATGCGTGCTTTCACTCAACACACTGGCCTTGTCGCCCCTTTGGATCGCGCCAACGTCGATACCGACCAGATCATCCCCAAGCAGTTCTTGAAATCGATCAAGCGCACCGGGTTTGGCCCCAATCTGTTCGATGAGTGGCGCTACCTGGACGTGGGCTATGCCTACCAGGACAACTCCAAGCGCCCGCTGAACAAAGACTTTGTGCTCAACGCCGAGCGTTACCAGGGCGCCAGCGTGTTGCTGGCCCGGGAAAACTTCGGCTGCGGCTCCAGCCGTGAGCACGCGCCGTGGGCCCTGGAGGAATACGGCTTTCGCAGCATTATCGCGCCGAGCTATGCCGACATCTTCTTCAACAACAGCTTCAAGAACGGCTTGTTGCCGATCATTCTGAGCGATGCCGAAGTGGATGAGCTGTTCCAGCAGGTGGAAGCCAATGTGGGCTACCAGCTGACGGTGGACCTGGCCGCGCAGACCGTGACCCGTCCGGATGGCAAGGTGTATCACTTCGAGGTGGATGCGTTCCGTAAGCATTGCCTGATCAACGGCCTGGACGATATCGGCCTGACCTTGCAGGACGGCGATGCGATTGCGGCGTTTGAAGCCAGGCATCGGGCGAGCCAGCCTTGGTTGTTTCGCGATGCATAG
- a CDS encoding class I SAM-dependent methyltransferase gives MTTTAHTQVVQKQFGEQASAYLSSAVHAQGTEFALLQAELAGQGAARLLDLGCGAGHVSFHVAPLVNEVVAYDLSQPMLDVVAAAAVERGLDNIRTVHGAAERLPFADGEFDFVFSRYSAHHWSDLGLALREVRRVLKPGGVAAFVDVLSPGSPLLDTYLQTVEVLRDTSHVRDYSAAEWMQQLSESGLHVRNSRRQRLRLEYTSWVERMRTPELLRAAILELQQAMGQEVRDYYEIQADGTFSTDVLVVFAER, from the coding sequence ATGACCACCACCGCCCACACCCAAGTCGTGCAAAAGCAATTCGGCGAACAAGCCTCGGCCTACCTGAGCAGTGCGGTGCACGCCCAGGGCACCGAATTCGCGCTGCTCCAGGCCGAGCTGGCCGGGCAGGGCGCTGCACGACTGCTGGACCTGGGCTGCGGTGCCGGTCATGTGAGCTTCCATGTCGCACCCTTGGTCAACGAAGTGGTGGCCTACGACCTGTCCCAGCCGATGCTCGATGTGGTTGCAGCGGCTGCGGTTGAACGCGGCCTGGACAATATCCGTACCGTACACGGCGCCGCCGAACGCCTTCCCTTTGCCGATGGCGAGTTCGACTTCGTGTTCAGCCGCTACTCGGCCCACCATTGGAGCGACCTCGGCCTGGCCCTGCGCGAAGTGCGCCGAGTGCTCAAGCCAGGCGGCGTGGCGGCGTTTGTCGACGTCTTGTCACCGGGCAGCCCATTGCTGGACACTTACCTGCAAACCGTCGAAGTGCTGCGCGACACCAGTCACGTGCGTGACTACTCCGCCGCCGAGTGGATGCAGCAACTCAGCGAGTCCGGTCTGCATGTGCGCAACAGCCGCCGCCAGCGCCTGCGCCTGGAATACACGTCGTGGGTCGAGCGCATGCGCACGCCAGAGCTGTTGCGTGCGGCAATCCTTGAGCTGCAACAGGCGATGGGCCAGGAAGTACGTGATTACTACGAAATACAGGCCGACGGCACCTTCAGCACCGACGTGCTGGTGGTGTTTGCCGAACGCTGA
- a CDS encoding EAL domain-containing protein: MRNPVDPIPPLPRIYALDPQAAEQSWDSAPQLLAALNAARLGAWCWEIDTGKISWSRGTQALFGFDPRQPLPKDLDYLDLLAPEDRTRVIRGFHAVLAGEPFERAMHHRIQWPDGSLHWLEISGSLAPDKAGRRRMIGVIREITHQREREYALSHSEKRFATLFHLCPNMVLLTRQADGLISEANQYFEMLFGWPVADAIGRTTLELGLWRDPEQRALLVKATQRKGEPMTMEVQFCASNGQIHDGTLSAQKVELEGEAYLISTFLDTTERKNAEQALKDSQERLDLALDSAQLGTWDWHIPSGMLYGSARAAQLHGLDPAPFHESFDAFFEGMSDADREGMRNAYRSLREGPGGNYQLTYRVLMEDGSPRYLESRARLYRDESGHPLRMAGTLLDITDQVEREQRLTASEEKFASLFQASPDPICVTDLESGAFIEINPAFTQTFGFTAAEVIDRSAEQIGLWDDSSKRLQRIEQVIREQALSNVAVVVHHKDGQSLTCVISSRLIKVSDQSCIVTTLRDITQQQRSEAALKASEEKFAKAFHSSPDAISITERDSGRYVEVNDGFCRLTGYRTEEVIGLTLYQIGIWADENQRAALLAELQIKGRIHHLEMLWHNKRGEVLAVEVSVEPITLNETPCLLLTARDVSLLKNAQAQIRHLAYHDPLTNLPNRALLMDRLSQQIALLKRHNLRGALLFLDLDHFKHINDSLGHPVGDTVLKIVTARLEASVRMEDTVARLGGDEFVVLLSGLEGSRQAVSSQVQALADTLRELLSEPMFLDGHRLQVTPSIGVALIPDHGSTPADLLKRADIALYRAKDSGRNTTQMFHNSMQKTASERLRMETDLRLALSRGEFSVHYQPQVDARGNRIVGAEALVRWQHPQLGAQSPTEFIKVLEDSGLILEVGTWILDEACGAFAQLIADGLVDPLNFSLCVNISPRQFRQNDFVERVERSLEQHQLPFSLLKLEITEGIVIQNLDDTVAKMRRLKKLGVSFAMDDFGTGYSSLTYLKRLPVDALKIDQSFVRDATHDPNDAEIIRAIVAMARSLNLEVIAEGVETPEQLAFLQQLGCHLFQGYLHSRPLPIEGFRRLLE, encoded by the coding sequence ATGCGCAATCCCGTCGACCCGATACCTCCCCTGCCCCGCATCTACGCCCTGGACCCTCAAGCGGCGGAACAAAGCTGGGACAGCGCTCCGCAGTTGCTGGCGGCCCTCAATGCCGCCCGGCTGGGTGCCTGGTGCTGGGAAATCGATACGGGAAAAATCAGTTGGTCCCGGGGCACCCAGGCGCTATTTGGCTTTGATCCTCGCCAGCCGCTGCCCAAAGACCTCGACTATCTCGATCTGCTCGCACCGGAAGACCGAACCCGCGTAATACGCGGTTTTCACGCGGTACTCGCCGGGGAGCCATTCGAGCGCGCCATGCACCACCGCATCCAGTGGCCCGATGGCAGCCTGCACTGGCTGGAGATCAGCGGCAGCCTGGCGCCAGATAAAGCGGGTCGGCGCCGCATGATCGGAGTGATTCGTGAGATCACGCATCAGCGCGAACGCGAATACGCCCTCAGTCATTCAGAAAAGCGCTTCGCCACGCTGTTTCATTTGTGCCCGAACATGGTGCTGCTGACGCGCCAGGCCGACGGCTTGATCAGCGAGGCCAACCAGTACTTCGAAATGCTGTTCGGCTGGCCGGTGGCCGACGCCATCGGCCGCACCACCCTGGAGCTGGGCTTGTGGCGCGATCCTGAACAACGCGCACTGCTGGTCAAGGCCACCCAACGCAAGGGCGAGCCCATGACCATGGAGGTGCAGTTCTGCGCCAGCAACGGCCAGATCCACGACGGCACGCTCAGCGCCCAAAAGGTTGAGCTGGAAGGCGAGGCTTACCTGATCAGCACGTTCCTGGACACCACTGAGCGCAAAAATGCCGAACAAGCGCTCAAGGACAGCCAGGAACGCCTGGACCTGGCCCTGGATTCGGCACAGCTGGGCACCTGGGATTGGCACATACCCAGCGGCATGCTTTACGGCTCGGCTCGCGCCGCGCAATTACACGGCCTGGACCCGGCACCGTTCCACGAGTCCTTCGATGCGTTTTTCGAAGGCATGTCCGATGCAGATCGCGAGGGCATGCGCAACGCCTACCGCAGCTTGCGCGAAGGTCCGGGTGGCAACTATCAGTTGACCTATCGCGTGCTGATGGAGGACGGCAGCCCACGCTACCTGGAAAGCCGTGCGCGCCTGTATCGCGACGAGTCCGGCCACCCCTTGCGCATGGCCGGCACGTTGCTGGATATCACCGACCAGGTCGAGCGCGAGCAACGGCTCACAGCCTCCGAAGAAAAATTCGCCAGCTTGTTCCAGGCCAGTCCCGACCCGATCTGCGTGACCGACCTGGAGAGCGGCGCCTTTATCGAGATCAACCCCGCGTTCACCCAGACCTTTGGCTTTACCGCCGCCGAAGTGATCGACAGAAGCGCCGAGCAGATCGGCCTGTGGGACGACTCCAGCAAGCGCCTGCAACGCATCGAGCAGGTGATTCGCGAACAGGCCCTGAGCAACGTAGCCGTCGTAGTGCATCACAAGGACGGCCAAAGCCTGACCTGCGTGATTTCCAGCCGCTTGATCAAGGTAAGCGACCAGTCGTGCATCGTCACCACGCTGCGCGATATCACCCAGCAGCAACGCTCGGAAGCCGCGCTCAAGGCCAGTGAAGAGAAATTCGCCAAGGCATTCCACTCCAGCCCCGACGCGATTTCCATCACCGAACGCGACAGCGGCCGTTATGTGGAGGTCAATGATGGTTTTTGCCGCCTGACCGGTTACCGCACCGAGGAAGTGATCGGCCTGACCCTCTACCAGATCGGCATCTGGGCCGATGAAAACCAGCGCGCCGCCCTGCTGGCCGAGCTGCAGATCAAGGGCCGCATTCATCATCTGGAAATGCTCTGGCACAACAAACGTGGCGAGGTGTTGGCGGTAGAGGTTTCGGTTGAGCCGATCACCTTGAATGAAACCCCATGCCTGCTGCTGACCGCACGGGACGTCAGCCTGTTGAAAAACGCCCAGGCGCAGATCCGTCACCTGGCGTACCACGACCCGCTCACCAACCTGCCCAACCGTGCGCTGCTGATGGATCGCCTGAGCCAGCAGATCGCCTTGCTCAAACGCCACAATTTGCGCGGCGCCCTGCTGTTTCTTGACCTCGACCACTTCAAGCACATCAACGACTCCCTCGGCCATCCGGTGGGCGACACCGTACTAAAAATTGTCACCGCACGCCTGGAAGCCAGCGTACGCATGGAAGACACCGTGGCACGCCTGGGCGGCGATGAGTTCGTGGTGCTGCTCAGCGGCCTGGAGGGTTCGCGCCAGGCCGTCAGCAGCCAGGTGCAAGCATTGGCCGACACTCTTCGCGAGTTACTTTCGGAACCGATGTTCCTCGACGGCCATCGGCTGCAGGTCACGCCGAGCATCGGCGTGGCGCTGATTCCCGACCATGGCAGCACACCGGCCGACCTGCTCAAGCGTGCCGACATCGCCCTGTACCGCGCCAAGGATTCAGGGCGCAATACCACACAGATGTTCCACAACAGCATGCAAAAAACCGCCAGCGAGCGCCTGCGTATGGAAACCGACCTGCGCCTGGCTTTGTCACGCGGCGAGTTCAGCGTGCATTACCAGCCTCAAGTAGACGCGCGCGGCAACAGGATTGTCGGTGCCGAGGCCCTGGTGCGCTGGCAGCATCCGCAACTGGGGGCGCAGTCGCCAACGGAATTTATCAAGGTTTTGGAAGACAGTGGCCTGATTCTGGAAGTCGGCACCTGGATTCTCGATGAAGCCTGCGGCGCCTTCGCACAATTGATTGCCGACGGCCTGGTAGACCCGCTCAATTTCAGCCTGTGCGTGAACATCAGCCCGCGGCAGTTTCGCCAAAATGATTTTGTGGAGCGGGTGGAACGCAGCCTCGAACAGCACCAACTACCCTTCAGCCTGCTGAAACTGGAGATCACCGAAGGCATTGTCATCCAGAACCTTGACGATACCGTGGCGAAGATGCGCCGCCTGAAAAAGCTAGGCGTGAGCTTCGCAATGGATGATTTCGGCACCGGCTACTCATCCCTGACCTACCTCAAGCGCCTGCCGGTGGATGCATTGAAAATCGATCAGTCGTTCGTACGCGATGCGACTCACGACCCGAATGATGCGGAAATTATCCGTGCCATTGTGGCCATGGCGCGCAGCTTGAACCTGGAGGTGATTGCCGAGGGCGTGGAAACCCCGGAACAACTGGCGTTCCTGCAACAGCTGGGCTGCCATTTATTCCAGGGTTATTTGCACAGCCGGCCGTTACCGATAGAGGGGTTCAGGCGACTGCTGGAGTAG
- the asd gene encoding aspartate-semialdehyde dehydrogenase, producing MKRVGLIGWRGMVGSVLMQRMLEEQDFDLIEPVFFTTSNVGGQGPSVGKDIAPLKDAYSIEELKTLDVILTCQGGDYTSEVFPKLREAGWQGYWIDAASSLRMQDDAVIILDPVNRKVIDQQLDAGTKNYVGGNCTVSLMLMGLGGLFEAGLVEWMSAMTYQAASGAGAQNMRELIKQMGATHAAVADQLADPASAILDIDRRVAEAMRSDAYPTENFGVPLAGSLIPWIDKELPNGQSREEWKAQAETNKILGRFKNPIPVDGICVRIGAMRCHSQALTIKLNKDVPIADIEGLISQHNPWVKLVPNNRDISMQELSPTKVTGTLNVPVGRLRKLNMGSQFLGAFTVGDQLLWGAAEPLRRMLRILLER from the coding sequence ATGAAACGTGTAGGTCTGATCGGTTGGCGCGGTATGGTCGGTTCCGTGCTCATGCAGCGGATGCTGGAAGAGCAGGATTTCGATCTTATTGAGCCGGTGTTTTTCACCACTTCGAACGTAGGTGGCCAAGGGCCGTCCGTGGGCAAGGATATCGCCCCGCTCAAGGATGCCTACAGCATTGAAGAGTTGAAGACCCTCGACGTGATCCTGACCTGCCAGGGTGGCGACTACACCAGCGAAGTCTTCCCCAAGCTGCGCGAAGCCGGCTGGCAGGGCTATTGGATCGATGCCGCCTCGAGCCTGCGCATGCAGGACGACGCAGTAATTATCCTGGACCCGGTCAACCGCAAGGTCATCGACCAGCAACTGGATGCCGGCACCAAGAACTACGTCGGCGGCAACTGCACCGTCAGCCTGATGCTGATGGGCCTGGGAGGCTTGTTCGAGGCCGGTTTGGTCGAGTGGATGAGCGCCATGACCTATCAGGCGGCCTCCGGTGCCGGCGCGCAGAATATGCGCGAGCTGATCAAGCAGATGGGCGCGACCCACGCAGCGGTCGCCGATCAACTGGCCGACCCGGCCAGCGCGATCCTCGACATCGACCGCCGTGTGGCCGAAGCCATGCGCAGCGATGCTTACCCGACCGAGAACTTCGGTGTGCCATTGGCCGGCAGCCTGATCCCGTGGATCGACAAGGAACTGCCCAACGGCCAGAGCCGCGAAGAGTGGAAGGCCCAGGCCGAGACCAACAAGATCCTCGGTCGCTTCAAGAACCCGATCCCGGTGGACGGTATCTGCGTGCGCATCGGCGCCATGCGTTGCCACAGCCAGGCGCTGACCATCAAGCTGAACAAAGACGTGCCGATCGCCGATATCGAAGGGCTGATCAGCCAGCACAACCCTTGGGTCAAGCTGGTGCCGAACAACCGCGATATCAGCATGCAGGAGCTGAGCCCGACCAAGGTCACCGGCACCCTGAATGTGCCGGTGGGCCGCTTGCGCAAGCTGAATATGGGCAGCCAGTTCCTTGGCGCGTTCACCGTCGGCGACCAACTGCTGTGGGGCGCGGCTGAGCCGTTGCGTCGTATGTTGCGGATCCTGCTGGAGCGTTGA